Genomic window (Streptomyces sp. RerS4):
GCCACGGCGTTCGCCGCCGCCGTGACGACGCTCCTCATGGGCTTCGTCGGCAAGGTGCCGCTGGCCCTGGCCGCCGGCCTGTCCGTGTCCGGTGTGCTCGCCTCGCAGGTGGCCCCGCAGATGACCTGGCCGCAGGCCATGGGCATGTGCGTGGTCTACGGCGTCGTGATCTGTCTCCTGGTCGTCACCGGCCTCCGCGAGATGATCATGAACGCGATCCCCCTCGCGCTCAAGCACGCCATCACCATGGGCATCGGCCTCTTCGTCGCCCTCATCGGCTTCGTGAAGGCCGGCTTCGTCGGCAACGGCGGGGAGTTCATGCCCCCCGTCCAGCTCGGCGCCACCGGTGAGCTCTCCGGCTGGCCCGTCCTGCTCTTCGCCGTCACCCTGATCGCCATCTTCATGCTCCAGGCCCGCAAGGTGCCCGGCGCCATTCTGATCGGCATCGTCGGTGGCACCGTCCTCGCCGCCATCCTGAACGCCATCGTGGACATCGACCCGAAGGCCTGGAAGAACGGCGCGCCGGAGCTCGACGGCTCCGCGATCTCCATGCCGGACTTCTCGCTCTTCGGCGACGTCTCCTTCGGCGGCTGGGGCGACGTCGGCTACATGACCGTCGGCATGATCGTCTTCACGCTGGTGCTCGCCGGCTTCTTCGACGCGATGGCCACCATCATCGGCGTCGGCACCGAGGCCAAGCTCGCCGACGACAAGGGCCGCATGCCGGGCCTGTCCAAGGCCCTGTTCATCGACGGCGCCGGTGGCGCCATCGGTGGCGTCGCGGGCGGCTCCGGCCAGACCGTCTTCGTCGAGTCCGCGACCGGCGTCGGCGAGGGCGCCCGCACGGGCCTCGCCTCCGTGGTCACCGGCCTGTTCTTCGCCGCGTGCCTCTTCTTCACCCCGATCACGCAGATCGTCCCGGGTGAGGTCGCCTCCGCTGCCCTGGTGGTCATCGGCGCGATGATGATGCAGAACGCCCGCCACGTGGACTGGGCCGACAGCTCCACCGCGATCCCGGTCTTCCTGACCGTCGTGATCATGCCGTTCACCTACTCGATCACCGCCGGTGTCGCCGCGGGAGTCATCTCCTACGTCGCCATCAAGATCGCTCAGGGCAAGGCCCGTGAGATCGGCGGCTTCATGTGGGCGCTGACCGGGATCTTCCTGGTCTTCTTCGCCCTCCACCCGATCGAGGGCTGGCTCGGGGTCGGCTGACCCGGAGCGCGTTGATCACCGTACGACCCGCACCCCCCACGTATCCGATACTGGAATCCGAACCCCTCCGAGGAGGCCGCACATGCTGGACATCGCCGACGAGCTGTACCGGTGGGTCGAGCAGGGACGTGACTTCGCCGTCGCCACCGTCGTGGCGGTGGGCGGGAGCGCGCCCCGGCAACCCGGAGCCGCACTCGCCGTGGACGGCGAGGGCACGGCCATCGGCTCGGTGTCCGGCGGATGCGTGGAGGGCGCGGTGTACGACCTGTGCCGACAGGCGCTGGAGGACGGCGAGACCGTCCAGGAGCGGTTCGGCTACAGCGACGACGACGCCTTCGCCGTGGGCCTGACCTGCGGCGGAGTCATCGACATCCTCGTCACCCCGGTGCCGGTCGGCTCCCCGCAGCGCGAGGTGCTCGCCCTGGGCCTGGCCGCCGCCTCCCGGGGCGAGGCGGCCGCCGTGGCCCGCGTCGCCGAGGGCCCGGCGGAGCTGATGGGCCGCGCCGTGGTCGTGGCGGGCGACGGCTCGTACGAGGGCGGCTTCGGGGGACACCCCGAGCTGGACCGCACCATCGCCGAGGAGGCCCGCGCCATGCTGGACGCCGGGCGGACCGGCGTCCTGGAGATCGGCGCCGACGGCCGGCTGTGCGGAGAGCCGCTGAAGGTGCTGGTCGAGTCCAGCGTCCCGCCCCCGCGGATGATCGTCTTCGGTGCCATCGACTTCGCCTCCGCCCTGGTGCGGATCGGCAAGTTCCTCGGCTACCACGTCACCCTGTGTGACGCCCGGCCCGTCTTCGCCACGAAGAACCGTTTCCCCGAGGCGGACGAGATCGTGGTCGACTGGCCGCACCGCTACCTGGAGACCACCCAGGTGGACGGCCGGACCGTGCTGTGCGTGCTCACCCACGACGCCAAGTTCGACGTGCCGCTCCTGGAACTGGCCCTGCGGCTGCCCGTCGCCTACGTCGGCGCCATGGGCTCCCGCCGCACCCACGAGGACCGCAACGAGCGGCTGCGCGAGGTCGGCGTGAGCGAACTCGAACTGGCCCGGCTGCGCTCCCCGATCGGCCTGGACCTCGGCGCCCGCTCCCCGGAGGAGACCGCGCTGTCCATCGCCGCGGAGATCGTCGCGAACCGCCGCGGCGGCACCGGCGCCGCCCTGACCGGCGCCCACATCCCGATCCATCGCGACGCGTCCCACACGGCGGTCGGCCGCATAGGCTCGGTCGCCTGAGGCGGGATTCGCTGTCCGGAGTCGCTCTTCGTGAAAGGCCACACGCCCATGGGGCTTGTGGCCTTTCTTCATTCCGTCTATTTTACCGGCCGGTAACCGCACGTCGTCCCGCTCCGCCCCCCGCCCTCCCCGGAGTTGACCGCAATGGTTCGGATCCCGCGCGTCCTGTCCGCCTTGGCCGCCGTCGCCCTTCTGGCCGTCACCGCTCCGGCGGCGGTGGGTCAGGCCGCTCCCGCCGAAGGGCTGCGGGAGGTGCTCTTCGTGGGGAACAACTGGGAGGGGACCGCCGACGTCCTCGCCTCCAGCGGGGACCTCGCCCGGGTCGGGCGCATCGACGTGGTGCCCGACAAGGCCGAGCGGCTGCGCGAGATCTACCTGAACCCCGTCAAGCTCGGCTTCTTCCTGGGCATCCGGGCCTCCGCCGGCGAGGGCCACGACCAGTTCGTGGACGACATGTACACCACCCCGGACGGCTCCGCCGTCGTGGTCTCCCGGCCCAGCTTCGCCGACGTCGTCTCGATCGACATCCGTACGGGCCGCATCAACTGGCGCTTCCCGGTGGCCGGTTACCGCGCCGATCACATGGCGGTGTCGCCCGACGGGACCCGGGTCGCCGTCTCGGCGTCCACCGCCAACACCGTGCACGTCCTCGACATCGCCACCGGCCGGCAGACCGGTTCCTTCAGCACCGGTGACAAGCCGCACGAGAACGTCTTCAGCCGCGACGGCCGCTACCTGTGGAACAGCGCCATCGGCGAGGTGACCTCCGCCCTCGACGCCTCCTGGCTGGACTGGACGAAGGGCGACCGGAAGATCACCGTGGTCGACACCCAGACCTTCCGCACCGTCCGAGTGATCGACATGCGCGCCCGGCTCGACGCCTTCGGCCGCTCCGACCTCTCCGACGCGGTCCGGCCGGTGTCCTTCAGCCCCGACGAGTCGAAGCTCTACTTCCAGGTGTCCTTCTTCAACGGCTTCCTGGAGTACGACGTGGCCACCGACCGGATCACCCGCCTCAAGATCCTCCCCGAGAACCCCGCCACCAGCACCGACCGCACCACCTGGGTCAACGACTCCCGCCACCACGGCATGTCCATGAGCCCGGACGGCTCCAAGCTCTGCGTCGCGGGCACCATGGACGACTACGCCACCGTCGTGGACCGGGCCACCCTCGCCGAGGGCCCGCTCGTCCCCGCCTCCAAGCCCTACTGGGCCACCGTCGACGGGTCCGGCACGGCCTGCGTGATCTCCGAGAGCGGCGCCGACCGGGTCACCGCCATCGACTTCGCCACCGGCGAGAAGCGGGTCTCCGTCCCCGTCGGCGACCATCCCCAGCGGGTGCGGATCGGCCACGTCCCGGCGGGTTGGACGGGGCCGGTCGCGCGGTAGGCCTCCGGCGTGTGGGCGCTTCACCCGGGCAGGGAGAGCCGTGCCGCCGCCATGCCGAAGCCGGAGCCCCACACGCCCGTCGACAGGCCGTCGCCGGGGCGGCGCAGGTCCTCCTCGCGGTAACGGCGGCACTTCCGGTGCCAGTTGAGGATCCCCGCCATCCAGTCCTGGAGTTCGCCGACGTACGCGTCCAGTCCGGCGCGGGCGTCGGCGTCCAGCTGCCAGTCGTCGTAGAGCAACGGCAGTTGGTTCGCGACGATGTGCTGGAACTCCTCGGTGCGCTGCGTCATCAGCGCGTGGCAGATGCGCAGCGCCTGCGGGTAGTCGATGTCGAAGAAGTTGCGGGTGACGACGACGTGGTTGTGCACCTCGCCCTCGAACTCCACCTCCTTCTGGTACGAGAAGACGTCGTTCACCATGCAGGCGCTGTCGGCCGCCGCGTTCTCCAGCGAACGGATGGTCCCCGAGGCGTAGATCTCGTCGGGGATGCCCCGACCGGCGTGGCCGAACCGGCACAGGTACATCGTCATGTACGAGCCGAAGGTGCGGCGGCGCATCTCCGCGTAGTCCACCG
Coding sequences:
- a CDS encoding NCS2 family permease — encoded protein: MTQSSVEPKTTAEEAGDGSLNPAGRSWLDRYFHITHRGSNVGNEVRGGITTFMAMAYILLLNPLLLSGKDVAGTVMDGSAIITATAFAAAVTTLLMGFVGKVPLALAAGLSVSGVLASQVAPQMTWPQAMGMCVVYGVVICLLVVTGLREMIMNAIPLALKHAITMGIGLFVALIGFVKAGFVGNGGEFMPPVQLGATGELSGWPVLLFAVTLIAIFMLQARKVPGAILIGIVGGTVLAAILNAIVDIDPKAWKNGAPELDGSAISMPDFSLFGDVSFGGWGDVGYMTVGMIVFTLVLAGFFDAMATIIGVGTEAKLADDKGRMPGLSKALFIDGAGGAIGGVAGGSGQTVFVESATGVGEGARTGLASVVTGLFFAACLFFTPITQIVPGEVASAALVVIGAMMMQNARHVDWADSSTAIPVFLTVVIMPFTYSITAGVAAGVISYVAIKIAQGKAREIGGFMWALTGIFLVFFALHPIEGWLGVG
- a CDS encoding XdhC/CoxI family protein — protein: MLDIADELYRWVEQGRDFAVATVVAVGGSAPRQPGAALAVDGEGTAIGSVSGGCVEGAVYDLCRQALEDGETVQERFGYSDDDAFAVGLTCGGVIDILVTPVPVGSPQREVLALGLAAASRGEAAAVARVAEGPAELMGRAVVVAGDGSYEGGFGGHPELDRTIAEEARAMLDAGRTGVLEIGADGRLCGEPLKVLVESSVPPPRMIVFGAIDFASALVRIGKFLGYHVTLCDARPVFATKNRFPEADEIVVDWPHRYLETTQVDGRTVLCVLTHDAKFDVPLLELALRLPVAYVGAMGSRRTHEDRNERLREVGVSELELARLRSPIGLDLGARSPEETALSIAAEIVANRRGGTGAALTGAHIPIHRDASHTAVGRIGSVA
- a CDS encoding YncE family protein, with the translated sequence MVRIPRVLSALAAVALLAVTAPAAVGQAAPAEGLREVLFVGNNWEGTADVLASSGDLARVGRIDVVPDKAERLREIYLNPVKLGFFLGIRASAGEGHDQFVDDMYTTPDGSAVVVSRPSFADVVSIDIRTGRINWRFPVAGYRADHMAVSPDGTRVAVSASTANTVHVLDIATGRQTGSFSTGDKPHENVFSRDGRYLWNSAIGEVTSALDASWLDWTKGDRKITVVDTQTFRTVRVIDMRARLDAFGRSDLSDAVRPVSFSPDESKLYFQVSFFNGFLEYDVATDRITRLKILPENPATSTDRTTWVNDSRHHGMSMSPDGSKLCVAGTMDDYATVVDRATLAEGPLVPASKPYWATVDGSGTACVISESGADRVTAIDFATGEKRVSVPVGDHPQRVRIGHVPAGWTGPVAR